One Marinibacterium anthonyi genomic region harbors:
- the opuAB_1 gene encoding Glycine betaine transport system permease protein OpuAB, giving the protein MDWLTENKIPVGKWAGAVFDWLQMHGGWFFDALSDAMDALIEHILWALESPHPLVIVAIFAALTWALQRSWKTVAFVVLGFLFILNQGYWEETLESLTLVLCACIVCMGLGMPIGIAAAHRPGLYKLMRPVLDLMQTLPTFVYLIPAIVFFGIGMVPGLIATVIFVLPAPIRLTHLGVTSTPQALLEASQAFGATPRQTLWKVELPYALPQIMAGLNQTIMLSLSMVVIAALVGADGLGVPVVRALNQVNTALGFESGFIIVVVAIMLDRMLRMERD; this is encoded by the coding sequence ATGGACTGGTTGACCGAAAACAAGATCCCCGTGGGGAAATGGGCCGGTGCGGTCTTTGACTGGCTGCAGATGCACGGGGGCTGGTTTTTCGATGCGCTCTCCGATGCCATGGACGCGCTGATCGAACACATCCTCTGGGCGCTGGAAAGCCCGCATCCGCTGGTCATCGTCGCGATCTTCGCCGCGCTCACCTGGGCGCTGCAACGCAGCTGGAAGACCGTCGCCTTCGTGGTGCTGGGGTTCCTGTTCATCCTCAACCAGGGCTACTGGGAAGAAACGCTGGAAAGCCTGACGCTGGTGCTGTGCGCCTGCATCGTCTGCATGGGGCTGGGCATGCCCATCGGCATCGCCGCCGCGCACCGGCCCGGGCTTTACAAGCTCATGCGGCCCGTCCTGGACCTGATGCAGACCCTGCCCACCTTCGTCTACCTGATCCCCGCCATCGTCTTTTTCGGCATCGGCATGGTGCCGGGCCTGATCGCCACGGTGATCTTCGTGCTGCCCGCGCCGATCCGGTTGACCCACCTGGGCGTCACCTCGACCCCGCAGGCCCTGCTGGAAGCCTCGCAGGCCTTCGGCGCCACCCCGCGCCAGACGCTGTGGAAGGTCGAATTGCCCTATGCCCTGCCCCAGATCATGGCCGGGCTGAACCAGACCATCATGCTGTCGCTGTCCATGGTCGTGATCGCCGCCCTTGTCGGCGCCGACGGGCTGGGCGTGCCGGTGGTGCGGGCGCTGAACCAGGTGAACACCGCGCTTGGGTTCGAATCCGGGTTCATCATCGTGGTCGTGGCCATCATGCTCGACCGGATGCTGCGGATGGAGCGGGACTGA
- the opuAC gene encoding Glycine betaine-binding protein OpuAC precursor — protein MTTKTTLSVLALLAAAPAFAECDDVTFSDVGWTDITATTAATTVVLDALGYDTDIKVLSVPVTYTSMAAGDIDVFLGNWMPTMEGDIAPYRDAGTVDTVRANLEGAKYTLAVNKAAADLGIKDFADIAAHKDELDGKIYGIEPGNDGNRLIMDMIDADAFDLDGFEVVESSEQGMLAQVARADRRGEPVVFLGWEPHPMNANYDMSYLTGGDDYFGPDLGGATVYTNTRAGYVTECPNVGKLLENLEFTLPMENEIMGAILDDGEDPAKAATAWLTANPGVLDGWLDGVTTKDGGDALAAVKSALN, from the coding sequence ATGACGACCAAGACGACCCTTTCCGTTCTGGCCCTTCTGGCCGCCGCCCCGGCGTTTGCCGAATGTGACGACGTGACGTTCTCGGACGTGGGATGGACCGACATCACCGCGACGACGGCGGCCACCACCGTGGTGCTGGACGCGCTGGGATACGACACCGACATCAAGGTTCTGTCGGTTCCGGTGACCTATACCTCGATGGCGGCCGGCGACATCGACGTGTTCCTGGGCAACTGGATGCCCACCATGGAAGGCGACATCGCCCCCTATCGCGATGCGGGCACCGTCGACACGGTCCGCGCCAACCTGGAAGGCGCCAAGTACACGCTGGCCGTCAACAAGGCCGCCGCCGACCTGGGCATCAAGGATTTCGCCGACATCGCCGCCCACAAGGACGAACTGGACGGCAAGATCTACGGGATCGAGCCGGGCAACGACGGCAACCGGCTGATCATGGACATGATCGACGCCGACGCCTTTGACCTGGACGGGTTCGAAGTGGTGGAAAGTTCTGAACAGGGGATGCTGGCGCAGGTCGCCCGCGCCGACCGGCGCGGCGAGCCGGTGGTCTTCCTGGGCTGGGAGCCGCATCCGATGAACGCCAATTACGACATGTCCTACCTGACCGGCGGCGACGATTACTTCGGCCCCGATCTGGGCGGCGCGACGGTCTATACCAACACGCGCGCGGGCTATGTCACCGAATGCCCGAACGTGGGCAAGCTGCTGGAAAACCTCGAATTCACCCTGCCCATGGAGAACGAGATCATGGGCGCGATCCTGGATGACGGCGAAGATCCGGCAAAGGCCGCTACCGCCTGGCTGACCGCCAATCCCGGCGTGCTGGACGGCTGGCTGGACGGCGTGACCACGAAGGATGGCGGCGACGCGTTGGCGGCGGTCAAGTCGGCGCTGAACTGA